GATATCAGATTGTTTTACCACAAAGCCTGTACTTACCTTTTGACAACATAAACCTCTGTGAACATGAAGGGTTTTGACAcgttttatataaatatgaaatttgtAAAACATAGCTAGTTTAGGAGTTGTTCCATGAATTACTCTGAAATACTCTTAGATCAACTGACCTTACAATAAAACTGCTATGTATGTAAAAATGTTCCCTGCCTACAGGTAAGTCCTTATTATTAAAGCTGCCTGGCTCTTTAATACTAACattaaaaacccaaaaaacaaactaaTGTAATTTATGGTATTTGTGTCAGCTCAGTGTCTTATGTCTGCAGTGGTTTACTGCAAGTCTGCTAACAGTTTTTATTCCTAAAAATGTAGAATTGTTCATTCTTCAGTAGCtatttggggtggggtggggagtaaAATCCATTAACATTCTGATGATATACAAATACTGATTCTAGATAGATTAAGAGgttaaacataaaatatcaaaCTATGAAAAGGTAGGGGGAAAAACAGCAGTGGCTTCACTCTATGGGCAAAAATGTATAAGCCTGAAAGCAGTGAAATCAGTAACAAACTCAATTGACaatgcacaaaaatatttaaaatactttcgcACTTAAAGTCAAATGATTACAAGAAAAATTGGGTATTTTAACATCTGACATGGTTATCACCTCAAATATAAGTAAAATGATACTAAGACATCTATAGATAAGTGGACATGAGCAGGTAActccccaaaaaagaaataactagtaAGATTTGAAAACCTACCATAACTAAGGTATCGTTAGGCATTATAAGGAGATTATTAGAAACTCAGACAATTCATAAGCaaagttgtttatttaaaatcagaaaatacataGATGCTGAGTCCCAAAATTAGGTGGTAAAATGACCTCTTTCCAAGTATAACACATTGCCTTTCTCtaacagaaataaagtatatGATTCTTACTaccttcttcaatttttttagtGAACGAGTGTAACTTTTTATTTAGAACtgtttttatgaaagaaaaatatgaaaatggttAAGTAAAATCAAATAGCTCCAAAAGTCTTACTATGAAAACAGCAGTCCTACCAGTTCTTTCCAGAGGTAAGCTTTTCATTCTCTTAGTTTTTCCTTCTGGTAATTACCTTCACTGGCTTTTCCAAATTATcatctttttagtttttcaagtgagtgcatatattaatatatgtaatttacaAAGGCCTCTTCAGTTTATAATGCATCCTAACAGTCCCCTGTCCCATCCCTCCTACTTCTCTAGAGCAATGACTTTTAACTCTTTTAACaatgtcttctatttttttctcacataacTAGtcatttcttgaatattttgtaCATTACATAGTGATTTCTTGATTTGACAGATGAGGATCTAGCTCTTACACCATTGCTATCTTCACTTTTACTCCCGTATTGTCCCACAGTGGTTACCAGATTTAGGGGCTAAGCAGTCACATCATTATGACTGTACGTATTGCTCATTGTTGAGAAAAAACTGTATTACGCTCTTACTTGCTATCCTTCTGCCCTAGAATTAATTATTGCCTAACCAACCATTCCCCCTTAGTCTTTTAACTTTTGCTTTATCTTCAGTGAGCTTCTTTTCAAATGCCCCAAATCTGGTAATATCCTATTATGAAGAGAAGGGATctcactatggtggccaggctggtctggaactcttgggctgcAGCCTTCCTCTTGcttagtttcctgagtagctgggattacaggcatgggccattcCATCCAGCTAAactattaatgttttttttttttttttttttttttttttttttaagccagctCCATAGCTGGAATATTGCCTGTGTTAGATCCTATTTGCTGGATCCATGGCTTCTCTGGTTTGTGTACCCCTTCATTTTACGGTAGTATTTTCTCCACTAGCTTCCCAAGAAAGGGTACATGGAGGTAACTCCTGAGTCTTTGCTTgtctaaaaatgtattattttacctTCACCCTTGATTATTTGGCTGAATATAGATTTATCACTTGAAAATAACTTTCTAGAATTCTCAAGGCACTGTCCCATTGTTTTGAGATTCTTTTTCTAGACAGGGTCTCTTCTGTCACCCacgccggagtgcagtggcacaatcacaactcactgcagccttgaacttgaGGGCTCAATTGTTCCCTCCatctcagccccccgagtagatgggactgcaTGTGTGTGCCACAATGTCAagccaatttttgtatcttttttagagatggggctccaccatgttgcccaagctggtcttaagtgatctgccGAACtcagcccccacaaagtgctgggaccacaggcctgagtcccacacctggccagtttttcttttattctctctctacTTTCTTCATTTCAGAGATGCCTCTGAGATCAAAGGCATCTCAAATTCAGTGGGCCCAAAACCAAAGTCAAACTCCATCAGAATATCCTGCTACTTCCAACTTTATCTTAAATAGGTTTCTTACTTCATGCAATCCTTTGGATTAAACTACCATCATCTCTCACTTGAACTTTGTTTTCCTCCTTCtgtaattcttaaaattataaaatatttcaaactaacCAGGTGTGGCTTTATACTTTTGACTACATAGAAAGAATGGAAGatctgccgggtgcagtggtttacatgcctataatcccagcaccttgggaggccgaggtgggcagatcacctgaggtcaagagttggagaccagcccgaccaacatggcgaaaccccgtccccaccaaaatacaaaatcagccaggcttggtggcgtgcgcctgtagtctcagtcaCCGaagagcctaaggcaggagaatcgctcgaactcgggaaggcagaggttgcagtgagcagatgtCGCGCCATTGCTCTATGCCTGGGCAACTAGAGAGAACTTTAAACATGACATTGCTTTGAGTGTTTGACATTCACTGTTGCCCTGTATTCCAGCAGCTTCTTACTGCAAACACCTGGGACTTGCAATAGAACAGCTGGAGTACCTTCTGCCCACACACAGGACAGGGAGCTGACCACCAAGGAGTCAGGGATCAATATTCCAgctttcttccctttgtttcccTGCTATCTCAGCAGCATGGAGCTTGTTACCAATGAGAACCTGCTCACTGACTTTCTGCCCTAGAATTAATGATTGCCTAACCAACCCTTTAAACTGGTTTTCTTACCGTCTCAGTTTCATTTAGCAATACCTCAGTTGATGATTTCTGGTTTGACCTAGCAAATAAACTACTTTCACTGAAATTTCAGTCTTGGAATCTGCTTTGGGTTCCCCAATCTAAGACAGAAAAATACTCATTTTCCCATCACTGGACTTCCaggttgttttcaatttttcactGTTACAAACAAGACTGCCACATTTGTCTATAAACCTCTGGATATACATGTAGGAAGTTTTTGATATTTCCCGCTAGTGAAACTGCTCAGTTGAAGGGTATGCTCATCTTCAATAAATACTACCAACATTTGAAAAGCCCGACAATGTCAAGGACTGGCAAGAGTGCCACATGTGATGGGTGTGGAATGGCAGCTCACTGTAGCAGGTGCTGGCAACTCAGTCAGGGTCTTGGAGAGGGACTTAGTTACAGAAAGAATGTTTCATAAATGGTATCTGATATATTCAAGAttagtggtaaaaaaaaaaatgttgcttagAAATAATTATCCATGGACTTAAagtcaacaaactttttttttaaataaaggtggagtttcaccatgatggccaggctgggcttgaactcctgacctcaggagatccaccaacctcggcctcccaaaatgctaggattacaggcgtgagccacagcgcccagccaaaaaTACGTACTTTTTTCAGAGGGAGGGGGAACAACTAAACTGGAAAAGACTTTCATATTAATCATTCTTCTCATATACTTCAAACTTGTACTTAATGCCTTTCTCCTCCTGGACATCAGAGAGAACACCTGGGTATTCTGGCAGAAGTCTGTATTTCTCCAAATAAATTTCCGGAAAAAACGTGTCACTTTCAAAGTCCTGCATGATTCTTGTCACAAATAGTTTAAGGTGGCCTGGGTGACTCATGGCTTCCTTATAAACAGAACTGCCACCAATTATCCAAATCATATCTACTTTATTTGCTAATTCCGGTTGTTCAGTAAGGTTTAATGCATCATCCAGACTTCTGGCAAGAAAATGAGCTCCTTGTGGAGGTTCCTTGAGTTCTCTGCTGAGAACCAAATTAATTCTATCCTTTAAAGGTCGATtcttctcaggaatggagaacCAGGTCTGTCTACCCATAATCACCAGATTCTGTTTACCTTCTATTGAAGAAGTTGTAGTCATTCTCTGGAAATACCTGAATTCATTTCTGAGTGGCGGCCAGGGCAGGTCCCCCTTCTTGCCGATACCCATGTTCTGGGACACAGCGACGATGCAGTTTAGCAAACGAACCATGATGGCAATGAGCACCTCCGAGCCCGCTCACTAGGTAGCCAAGAATGGCGTGAAACTCCCTTCTTCAAATTCTTTTACATGTCCACATTGCAAATATAATACGAGTGTATTAATTCATTAACTGCAACATTCTGGAATaagcatagaaaaataaattacataagatatataaatgtatatgtagaaaccataaatttgtaaaattataaaaaatacgGAGGCTGAAAAGTAGACTGACTTTTCCACAAACATGAAACAGACAGCACCCAAGAGATGGCATCATTTCACTCCTGAATACCTTACAGTCTTTTGTACCAAGTCTAAATTCTAATAACGTGCATTTTTAGGTGACTTggaaactttaaataaatattttaagcttcaaATCAGATTAGTGAGAAAGACATGTTTTTACCTGAATATAAGACTTGTACCTACAGCACGTACTTACACTGATACGAACATCAAGGGGCATCAAAAGTTGATGTTTATTAAATATCAGCAGCCATATCaaactaattttttctaattgctGATTGTTGCTACAAATGAGTGTGTGCTTGAAGCCTAACATGAAAACACTAAATAAActgctattcctatcaaaatagGCGTAATAAACACCTTCCTTCCAGAACCATTAAACGTTGCTCCTTGTTAAAGGTGGGGGAGGCTAGAGTGGAGGGTCCTTTTTGTCTTCACGCATTTGGTGTCAACGCGATAAAAATCACAATGAGCGTAACAGTGAAAATAACAGCAGCAGCTAACATTTGTTAACCATTTCCGAATCACTGTTGTAACCGCTTTACATGTGTATTCAGTTTAATCATTTAACACTCCCCATTCCAAGAAGGAGACTATCCTCAGGGGCCAGGTTTGGGAAAAGCATGACACCGTTTTATCCTTGGGTACTGGTACTGAACGTCTAGGCGAACGGGGGTCATTCGATTTGGTAGATTAGATCCTAACTAGTTTCGCTTTGAGAATAGTTTAAAGCAGTCATCACACAACAcatggccggacgtggtggctcacggctgtaatccaagcactctggaggccaaagcgggcggatcacctgaggtcgggagttcaagacctgaggtcggagttcaagaccaacatgctgaaaccccgtctttatttaaaataataataagcccCAAACGCATTCTTTCACTGAGCCCATGCACACATAGGCCGTTCAGCACGATCTGTGACcgtgtttgtatttattttgagacgcgGCCTCGCTGTCGCCCAGGCGGCAGGACAGCGGCGCGACcacggctcacggcaacctcaaAGCcctgctcaagcaatcctcccacctcagcatccgcAGAAGCCGGGGCCACGGGCGCGCGCGGGCGCGTGACTTTCCAAGGTCCGGACGCCCAGAGCTCCGCCCAGCCAGCCAAGCAGCGAAAGTCGCCGTCGCCCCGGCCGCGGCCTCCGCGTCCCGGGAGGTATCCGCCTTTACCAGCTACCGGAAGTCACCGCTCGTGAATCTCCCGCGGGACCGGAAGTCACCGCTGGTGAATCTCCCGCGGGACCGGAGCCTCTTAGACGAGATTTCTGCCGCGCGGGCAAATCAGGATCTCGCGATAACTCGAAGAGGAAATGTGAGCGTGAAAGCGGATGCCTGCGGAAGTCGGGCTGTTCTTTCAGTTCCCTGGAGGCTCTTGGATGCCGGTTCGCGTACACCTCTTGTTTGAACGTTCTCAGCGGGAACATGCTGACCCCGGTGAGGCCTGGGGCCCGGCCGGGTGCCTCTCTAATGAGACGCTTCTGTCGGCCGCCGAGGCGGCGAGGGAGGGTGCTGGGCTGGGGGAGCGCGGCCTGCGCTCGCCGCCTCGCGGTGTCAGCGTTTCTTTGGCGTCCCTGTGGCGCCCTGGAATCATGCTGAGTGCGGTCATGCCGAGCCCCTCCGCCCAGCTCGCGGACTCCCGCGCCCGCTGCCTCCGgctcctgggaggctggggtgggtttCCGTGTCGGAGCTTAGAACGGTGTCTGTTACG
The Saimiri boliviensis isolate mSaiBol1 chromosome 18, mSaiBol1.pri, whole genome shotgun sequence genome window above contains:
- the DHFR2 gene encoding dihydrofolate reductase 2, mitochondrial → MVRLLNCIVAVSQNMGIGKKGDLPWPPLRNEFRYFQRMTTTSSIEGKQNLVIMGRQTWFSIPEKNRPLKDRINLVLSRELKEPPQGAHFLARSLDDALNLTEQPELANKVDMIWIIGGSSVYKEAMSHPGHLKLFVTRIMQDFESDTFFPEIYLEKYRLLPEYPGVLSDVQEEKGIKYKFEVYEKND